In one Nitrospirota bacterium genomic region, the following are encoded:
- a CDS encoding (2Fe-2S) ferredoxin domain-containing protein, translated as MPKLTIEDLKKIKEQHKSEFTLREGGYRAKVTVHMGTCGIAAGARDVMTALTEALAESGVTDVIVTNSGCAGLCSKEPMVTVEVLGQAPVKYVELTPEKTKRVFKEHVLGGNVVEEYAFVVGSESSY; from the coding sequence ATGCCTAAGCTGACCATCGAGGACCTGAAGAAGATAAAGGAGCAGCACAAGAGCGAGTTCACCCTGCGGGAAGGGGGCTACAGGGCGAAGGTCACCGTGCACATGGGGACCTGCGGCATCGCCGCCGGGGCCCGGGACGTGATGACCGCGCTCACCGAGGCGCTGGCCGAAAGCGGGGTCACCGACGTCATCGTCACCAACTCCGGGTGCGCGGGCCTGTGCTCCAAGGAGCCCATGGTCACCGTGGAGGTGCTGGGGCAGGCCCCGGTGAAGTACGTCGAGCTTACCCCCGAGAAAACAAAGCGCGTCTTCAAGGAGCACGTCCTGGGAGGCAACGTGGTGGAAGAGTACGCCTTCGTTGTGGGCAGCGAGAGCTCCTACTGA